Within the Stenotrophomonas maltophilia genome, the region CCGCGACCCCCGCAACAATCTGTTCAATGTGATCACCGTGGGTGCGGTGCGCGCCGACGGCGTGCGTTCGTCCTATTCGTCCACCGGTGCCGCGCTGTGGGTGTCCGCATTCGGTGGCGAGTACGGCTGGCAGCGGCAGGTCGTCCCGGGCCAGCCTGCCGTCCGCTACGATCCGGCCATCGTCACCACCGATGTCACCGGCTGCGCGCAGGGCAGCAACAAGAACACGAGCCTGCGCAACACACTGGACGGCAATCAGTCCGCTGTCGACAGCACCTGCAATTACACCGCCAAGATGAATGGCACCTCGGCCTCGGCGCCGATGGTGTCGGGCGTGGCGGCGCTGGTGCTGGAAACCAATCCCAACCTGACGTACCGCGACGTGAAGTACATCCTGGCCACCACGGCCACCCGCAACCACCCGAACCAGCCTGCCGTGACACTCGCCGATGGACGCACGCTGGTGCCGGGCTGGACCGTCAACGCTGCAAACCGGGCCTACAGCAACTGGTACGGCTTCGGCGTGGTCAACGCAGCGCGCGCGGTGCAGGTCGCAGAGAACTTCCAGTCGCTGGGCCCGCTGGTGGACAGCGGGTGGCGCAACACCACGCGCCGGGTCGCCATCGGCAACACCTCCGCTGCGGCAGCGCGGCTGACGGTGCAGCTGGCCAATGTCGCACGCAACGTCGAATCGGTGCAGCTGGGCTTCCGGGTGAATCACAGCAACAGCCGCCAGCTGCAGTTCGTGCTGGTTTCGCCCAGCGGGACGCGCAGCGTGGTGCAACCGGCGTTCACCTCGATCGGCTCCGGCCTGTCGGGTTCCGTGGCGATCCAGCGCAACTTCACCAATTGGGACCTGCTGTCCAGCAACGCCTTCCTGGATGAGACCGGCAACGGCACCTGGACCCTGGAAGTGACCGACATGGGGCAGTCCGCGAACGCAGCGTCGCGCGGCAGCCTCGAATTCTTCAAGATCCGCGTTCTGGGGCACTGATGATGAAGACGACCATTCTGTTGACCACCCTCGCCGTCGCGGCGATCTCCTCTACCACCTGGGCGCAGAGCTCGACCCAGGCCCCCACAGCCCGGAGCCTGTCTGCCGTGGACGCACAGGAACTGAAGGCCAGGGCCACGGGCCGCGCGTTCAACGTGGGCGCGACCCGCTTCCAGCTGGCGCCGTCGGCCACCGTGCAGCAGGCCAAGGGCGGTGAGTTCCGCATCATGCCCTCGACCGACGCACCGGCGCCCGCCACCGGTACCCGCAGCAAGCGCTCCACCGAGGCCAGCAGCACCGGCGCCGCTGCACGTCTGGATGCTGGTGCCGGCAAGTTCGCCGCCGCCGTTTCCAGCGACGGCGCGCCGGTGGTGGCCACCTCCCGGGTAAAGGTCTTCTTCACCGATGCGGCCTCCGCACAGCGCGCGGCAACGGCCACCGGCGGCACCGTGGTGAAGGTGTCCAAGGCCTCCGGCCGTGCGATCGTCGAGTACCCATCGGTGAACGCCGCACTGGACGCGACCACACGACTGCTGTCGACCGCCGGCATCCGCGCCGCCGAGCCCGACGTCGTGCAGTGGGAAGAAACCAAGTAAGGCGGTAAAGCGTTGTGTGGTATCCCCGGCGGGCCGGCTCTCCCGGCCGGCCGGGGACTTTGCCGGAGTCGACCGGCGGCCCGGTTCTCTCCCCCATGTCTGGCGTCCACTGCGCAAGAACTGCTAAGCGCAGCGGCAGCCGATCCGCTACTGTGCCGGACAGTGCAGCGGGGATGGCGGGATGAGCGCGGCAGGCAAGGCGTTGTGGTACATCGAAACCCATGCGGGCCGTCCGCTGGCGTTGGCCGATATCGCGGCAGCCGCTGGCCTGTCGCCCTTCCATCTGTCGCGTCTGTTCCACGCGCGCATCGGCACGTCGGTGATGCGCTACCTGCGCGGCCGCCGCTTGAGCATGGCAGCGCAGCGGCTGGCCGACGGCGCCGACGAAATCCTGCCGGTGGCGATGGACGCGGGTTATTCCACGCATGCCGCGTTCACCCGTGCCTTCTGCGAGCAGTTCGGGCAGACCCCCGAACGGGTGCGCGAGTCCGGCACTGCGGATCTGGTCCTGGTGCAGGCTGCGCGCGTGGACGACATTCCCACCGCCTGCAGCGTGGCACCGCG harbors:
- a CDS encoding DNA breaking-rejoining protein translates to MMKTTILLTTLAVAAISSTTWAQSSTQAPTARSLSAVDAQELKARATGRAFNVGATRFQLAPSATVQQAKGGEFRIMPSTDAPAPATGTRSKRSTEASSTGAAARLDAGAGKFAAAVSSDGAPVVATSRVKVFFTDAASAQRAATATGGTVVKVSKASGRAIVEYPSVNAALDATTRLLSTAGIRAAEPDVVQWEETK
- a CDS encoding S8 family serine peptidase → MKRHTHHSAPPRSARLALATALVLGSLAVTAQAQQADPLAGIQWHLLNTGQAVQGDTRPVAGNDLNVDGLFRNGIRGEGVIIGIVDDGLQIAHPDLAANVAAVAGKNFANNSNNPSPSAPDVDNHGTMVGGIAGAVGANGVGVRGVAPAATLKGFNVLASDASGSQTANIEYSWWDGAEAADVQVFNNSWGAGPGNPNLPFAFSENDIRAYEQALSGTRGGSGGIYVKSAGNNFNNASISQTQDVCTTDTKNRGTGCVPAGRDPRNNLFNVITVGAVRADGVRSSYSSTGAALWVSAFGGEYGWQRQVVPGQPAVRYDPAIVTTDVTGCAQGSNKNTSLRNTLDGNQSAVDSTCNYTAKMNGTSASAPMVSGVAALVLETNPNLTYRDVKYILATTATRNHPNQPAVTLADGRTLVPGWTVNAANRAYSNWYGFGVVNAARAVQVAENFQSLGPLVDSGWRNTTRRVAIGNTSAAAARLTVQLANVARNVESVQLGFRVNHSNSRQLQFVLVSPSGTRSVVQPAFTSIGSGLSGSVAIQRNFTNWDLLSSNAFLDETGNGTWTLEVTDMGQSANAASRGSLEFFKIRVLGH